From Caretta caretta isolate rCarCar2 chromosome 16, rCarCar1.hap1, whole genome shotgun sequence, the proteins below share one genomic window:
- the TTC16 gene encoding tetratricopeptide repeat protein 16: MEPSHSGPAPSCLDTACLATRDAAAGMATAVAPQEEPGQSKVRLEMKTETKGLFPTAVSKEDLRERSLQQIFGSSQTLRDIKDPSGVKSPTAIVQKKIQEHCQRGKAFFSQGEWEKAVICYSKAINLNPQQVEFYVQKAEAFLKLCDFQSAVLNLRKAYSLSSAKEEYVERMAFILYLQGQSLFDQEVYGDALESFTRASELQPDNSVYRRRSISCLAALNRYHDCFRLVNEELDQDSKNPDLYILRAKLNEHFSRAVLCYQDIQEAIALEPQHKEAQVQMQRLLKRAQKAKNQAMNKALKGNLKDALLKITFAIENSPFDAGYLIFRGTLHRRLKDFNSAIDDYIKATELCEEEGAVAMEAQRQLLLTYNDFAVHCYTQGFFEEALLLLNKALKGEKNEKGLYVNRGDCLFRLGELTFALADYQQALELSPMDFSLRRRVGMLLDELGLQEHKQGKYQQAVYCFSGAIESNPRLPHYYLHRAKSRLFLQDVMSAKEDVIITLLLDPENEAQVLPVVTSLFPGQPIQDIISSKIAEVARTILERKLQACPYSNSPAKLQWPPGAIEDEPKKPGAQREEPERALKDSESIISPCATEQELYKQIAISRRRVNKF, from the exons ATGGAACCTTCTCACTCCGGGCCCGCCCCCAGCTGCCTGGATACCGCCTGCCTAGCAACGAGGGACGCAGCCGCTGGGATGGCGACGGCGGTGGCACCGCAGGAGGAGCCGGGGCAGAGCAAA gtgCGACTGGAGATGAAGACAGAGACTAAAGGGCTGTTCCCGACTGCTGTGTCCAAAGAGGATCTCCGGGAGAGATCCCTGCAACAGATCTTTGGGTCCAGCCAGACTCTGCGAGACATCAAGGACCCCAGCGGAGTGAAGTCCCCGACAGCGATTGTGCagaaaaagatacaggagca CTGTCAGAGAGGGAAGGCATTCTTCTCCCAAGGCGAGTGGGAGAAAGCTGTCATTTGTTATTCCAAAGCCATTAACCTGAACCCCCAACAG GTGGAGTTCTATGTACAGAAGGCAGAAGCCTTTCTCAAGCTCTGTGATTTCCAGTCTGCTGTGCTGAACCTCAGAAAGGCATATTCCTTGTCCTCTGCAAAGGAAGAATATGTAGAGCGCATGGCCTTCATTCTTTACCTGCAG GGCCAGTCTCTGTTTGACCAAGAGGTCTATGGGGATGCTTTAGAGTCCTTCACTCGAGCCTCAGAACTGCAGCCTGACAACTCAGTCTATCGCAGGAGGAG caTTTCCTGTCTTGCTGCCCTGAACAGATACCATGACTGTTTTCGGCTCGTCAATGAAGAGCTAGATCAGGACTCAAAGAACCCAGATCTGTACATCCTGAGAGCCAAGCTGAATGAGCACTTCAGTCGG GCTGTCTTGTGTTACCAGGACATCCAGGAGGCCATTGCGCTGGAGCCGCAGCACAAAGAAGCTCAGGTTCAAATGCAGAGGCTGCTGAAACGAGCACAGAAAGCCAAGAACCAGGCTATGAATAAGGCCTTGAAGGGAAACTTGAAGGATGCCCTGCTCAAAATCACCTTTGCCATAGAGAACAGCCCCTTTGATGCAGGATACTTAATCTTCAG AGGGACTCTACACAGAAGGCTCAAAGACTTCAACTCAGCCATTGATGATTACATCAAGGCCACAGAGCTCTGTGAAGAAGAGGGAGCTGTGGCCATGGAGGCGCAACGGCAGCTCCTGCTCACGTACAACGACTTTGCAGTGCACTGCTATACTCAGGGCTTCTTCGAAGAGGCGCTGCTGCTCCTCAACAAAGCCCTGAAAGGGGAGAAGAACGAGAAGGGACTCTATGTCAACAGAGGAG ACTGCCTCTTCCGGCTGGGAGAGCTCACCTTTGCCTTGGCGGATTATCAGCAGGCGCTGGAATTGAGTCCGATGGACTTTAGTTTGCGAAGACGCGTTGGTATGTTGCTGGATGAACTAGGATTGCAGGAGCACAAGCAGGG AAAGTACCAGCAGGCAGTATACTGTTTCTCTGGTGCTATCGAGAGCAACCCTCGCCTGCCGCACTATTACCTGCACCGGGCCAAGAGCCGCCTGTTCCTGCAGGATGTGATGAGTGCTAAGGAGGATGTGATCATAACTCTGTTGCTGGACCCTGAAAATGAGGCG CAGGTCCTACCTGTTGTAACCAGCCTCTTTCCAGGACAGCCCATCCAGGATATTATAAGCAGCAAGATTGCGGAGGTTGCCAGAACAATCTTGGAAAGAAAGCTTCAAGCCTGCCCCTACTCCAACAGCCCAGCTAAACTCCAATG GCCACCCGGAGCTATAGAGGATGAACCAAAGAAACCAGGTGCTCAGAGGGAAGAGCCCGAGAGAGCCCTGAAGGATTCAGAGAGCATCATCAGCCCTTGTGCCACGGAACAAGAACTGTACAAGCAGATAGCTATCTCCAGAAGGAGAGTGAATAAA TTTTAA
- the SH2D3C gene encoding SH2 domain-containing protein 3C isoform X2, translated as MTEVGRRPHGLGHGSPADGPESCSEYVKFSKEKYILDSSPEKLHKELEDELKLSSTDLRSHVWYHGRIPREVSESLVQRNGDFLIRDSLTSLGDYVLTCRWRNEPLHFKINKVMVKSSNGRTHIQYLFEQESFDNVPALVRFYVGNRKAVSEQSGAIIYCPINRTFPLRYLEASYGLANGKHSGPHSPASQKGGHIKRRSITMTDGLTADKITRGDGCPTSVSLLHHRDVIRNCAVSVDQIQDLHSPMSPISESPLSPAYSTVTRLKPQEGQAGGIPPASPVIRRSSEPQLCPGNKPLTDLADSTHSTPCYGYSRASPSPSVNSYSDPDTGHYCQLHPTSPVGQERPTPDTKLLPTKSYVERLKVEGAQRVTAENSSSEAGQRMKGEQDIVGFVSPTVEMGSSFNPVAFQSLLIPLENKPLEMAVLKKVKELLAEVDAKALARHITKVDCLVARILGVTKEMQRLMGVSSGMELLTLPHGHQLRLDLLERFHTMSVMIAVDILGCTGSMEERAALLHKTIQLAAELKSTLGNMFSFAAVMNALEMTQISRLEQTWMALRQRHTEGAILYEKKLKPFLKGLNEGKEGPPLTNTTFPHIVPLITLLERDAALLDSPEPWENTDNGVEVVMAHLEAARMVAHHGGLYHTNAEVKLQGFQGKAELLEIFSTEFQMRLLWGSRGAESSQRERYEKFDKVLTALSHKLEPSVRFSEL; from the exons GTGTCGGAGAGCCTGGTCCAGAGGAACGGGGACTTCCTGATCCGTGACTCGCTCACCAGCCTTGGGGACTACGTGCTGACGTGCCGCTGGAGGAATGAGCCGCTGCACTTCAAGATCAACAAGGTGATGGTGAAGTCCAGCAACGGCCGCACACACATCCAGTACCTGTTCGAGCAGGAGAGCTTCGACAACGTGCCCGCCCTGGTGCGCTTCTACGTGGGGAACCGCAAAGCGGTCTCCGAGCAGAGCGGCGCCATCATCTACTGCCCCATCAACCGCACCTTTCCGCTGCGCTACCTGGAAGCCAGCTACGGACTAGCCAATGGGAAGCACAGCGggccccacagccctgccagccAGAAAGGGGGGCACATAAAGAGGCGGAGCATTACCATGACAGACGGATTAACGGCCGACAAGATCACCAGGGGCGATGGGTGCCCAACCAG CGTATCCTTACTGCATCACCGAGACGTCATCCGGAATTGTGCAGTCAGCGTGGACCAAATCCAAGATCTCCATTCCCCAATGTCTCCCATCTCCGAGAGCCCACTGTCTCCGGCCTACAGCACTG TGACACGGCTAAAGCCCCAAGAGGGTCAAGCTGGTGGCATACCCCCAGCCTCTCCAGTCATAAGAAGATCCAGCGAGCCACAGCTGTGTCCAGGAAACAAACCCCTGACAGACCTGGCTGATAGCACCCACTCCACTCCCTGCTATGGGTACTCCAgggcctctccttccccctccgtTAACAGCTATAGTGACCCGGACACAGGGCATTACTGCcagctccaccccacctcccctgtCGGccaggagaggccaactcctgacACCAAGCTGCTCCCCACTAAGAGCTATGTGGAGAGGTTGAAGGTGGAGGGGGCTCAGAGGGTGACTGCGGAGAACAGCTCcagtgaggcagggcagaggaTGAAAGGGGAGCAGGACATTGTGGGCTTTGTCTCACCCACTGTGGAGATGGGCTCGTCTTTCAACCCCGTGGCATTCCAGTCCCTGCTGATCCCTCTGGAAAACAAGCCTCTGGAAATGGCCGTGCTTAAGAAGGTGAAGGAGCTCCTGGCAGAGGTGGATGCCAAGGCTCTTGCCAGACACATCACCAAAGTGGACTGCCTG GTTGCTAGGATACTGGGTGTTACCAAGGAGATGCAGAGGCTCATGGGAGTGAGCTCGGGCATGGAGCTGCTCACCCTGCCCCACGGCCATCAACTTCGGCTCGACCTCCTGGAACG GTTCCACACCATGTCCGTAATGATCGCGGTGGACATCCTGGGCTGCACAGGCAGCATGGAAGAGCGGGCAGCCCTGCTGCACAAGACCATCCAGCTGGCTGCCGAGCTGAAAAGCACCCTGGGGAACATGTTCAGTTTTGCCGCTGTGATGAATGCGCTGGAAATGACCCAG ATCTCACGGCTAGAGCAGACCTGGATGGCACTGCGCCAGCGACACACCGAGGGGGCCATCCTCTATGAGAAGAAGCTAAAGCCCTTCCTGAAGGGCCTGAATGAAGGAAAAG AAGGCCCTCCACTGACCAACACCACCTTCCCTCATATCGTGCCCCTTATTACACTCCTGGAGCGGGATGCCGCACTCCTGgacagccctgagccctgggaaaACACAGACAATGGTGTGGAGGTTGTCATGGCCCATCTGGAAGCAGCGCGGATGGTGGCGCATCATGGGGGACTGTACCATACCAACGCAGAGGTGAAGCTTCAGG GATTCCAGGGCAAGGCTGAGCTCCTTGAGATCTTCAGCACTGAGTTCCAGATGCGTCTCCTTTGGGGCAGCCGCGGTGCTGAGAGCAGCCAGCGGGAACGCTATGAGAAATTCGACAAGGTCCTCACTGCACTGTCCCACAAGCTGGAGCCCTCTGTGCGGTTCAGTGAACTGTAA
- the TOR2A gene encoding prosalusin, with protein sequence MGGREAGMGGGSGPLRFLLLLGAAGSATPWDLRSLRCSFSAACECDFRPDVRGLECDLALNLVGQHLVRQLVVKGVREFLQNHDPVKPLVMSFHGWTGTGKTFVSSMLVRNLFRDGLRSPYVHQFSPIVHFPHPEQIKQYKENLKSWIQGNLTNCGRSVFLFDEMDKMHPGLIDVIIPFLGPSWVVYGTNYRKAIFIFISNGGGEQINQMTLDLWYARKDREEISLQDLESAVSEAVFENPNNGFWKSGIIEEHLIDLLVPFLPLKQHHVKQCVVNELIQQGLTVRQDIIQAVADSIPYFPEEERAFSSTGCKTVASRVTFFS encoded by the exons ATGGGGGGCCGCGaggcggggatggggggcggcTCCGGGCCGCTGcggttcctgctgctgctgggggccgcGGGCTCGGCCACCCCCTGGGACCTGCGCTCCCTGCGCTGCAGCTTCTCGGCCGCCTGCGAGTGCGACTTCCGGCCCGACGTGCGCG GTCTGGAGTGTGACTTGGCCCTGAACCTGGTTGGGCAGCACCTGGTGAGGCAACTGGTGGTGAAAGGAGTGAGGGAGTTTTTACAAAATCATGATCCTGTCAAACCTCTGGTGATGTCCTTCCATGGTTGGACTGGCACAGGGAAAACCTTCGTGAGCTCCATGCTGGTCCGCAACTTGTTCCGAGATGGGCTGCGCAGTCCATATGTCCATCAGTTCTCCCCAATAGTGCACTTTCCCCACCCTGAACAGATCAAGCAGTACAAG GAAAATCTGAAGAGTTGGATCCAGGGGAATTTGACAAACTGTGGCCGATCAgtgtttctctttgatgaaatGGATAAGATGCACCCAGGTCTGATCGATGTGATTATACCATTCCTTGGACCCTCCTGGGTTGTGTATGGAACCAACTACAGAAAAGCTATCTTCATTTTCATAAG CAACGGAGGAGGTGAGCAAATTAATCAAATGACGCTGGATCTCTGGTATGCCCGCAAGGACCGGGAAGAGATCAGCCTGCAAGATCTGGAATCTGCAGTTTCAGAAGCtgtgtttgaaaatcccaata ATGGGTTTTGGAAGTCTGGAATCATCGAGGAGCACCTCATTGATCTCCTTGTGCCCTTTCTCCCACTGAAGCAACACCACGTGAAGCAGTGTGTGGTGAATGAACTCATCCAGCAAGGCTTAACGGTACGACAGGACATCATTCAGGCAGTTGCTGACAGCATCCCCTActtcccagaggaggagagagcgTTCTCGTCGACAGGCTGCAAAACGGTAGCCTCTCGCGTCACCTTCTTCTCCTAA
- the SH2D3C gene encoding SH2 domain-containing protein 3C isoform X3, which translates to MTERCSLWSALSAAACCFYRGSFMQVQFSKEKYILDSSPEKLHKELEDELKLSSTDLRSHVWYHGRIPREVSESLVQRNGDFLIRDSLTSLGDYVLTCRWRNEPLHFKINKVMVKSSNGRTHIQYLFEQESFDNVPALVRFYVGNRKAVSEQSGAIIYCPINRTFPLRYLEASYGLANGKHSGPHSPASQKGGHIKRRSITMTDGLTADKITRGDGCPTSVSLLHHRDVIRNCAVSVDQIQDLHSPMSPISESPLSPAYSTVTRLKPQEGQAGGIPPASPVIRRSSEPQLCPGNKPLTDLADSTHSTPCYGYSRASPSPSVNSYSDPDTGHYCQLHPTSPVGQERPTPDTKLLPTKSYVERLKVEGAQRVTAENSSSEAGQRMKGEQDIVGFVSPTVEMGSSFNPVAFQSLLIPLENKPLEMAVLKKVKELLAEVDAKALARHITKVDCLVARILGVTKEMQRLMGVSSGMELLTLPHGHQLRLDLLERFHTMSVMIAVDILGCTGSMEERAALLHKTIQLAAELKSTLGNMFSFAAVMNALEMTQISRLEQTWMALRQRHTEGAILYEKKLKPFLKGLNEGKEGPPLTNTTFPHIVPLITLLERDAALLDSPEPWENTDNGVEVVMAHLEAARMVAHHGGLYHTNAEVKLQGFQGKAELLEIFSTEFQMRLLWGSRGAESSQRERYEKFDKVLTALSHKLEPSVRFSEL; encoded by the exons GTGTCGGAGAGCCTGGTCCAGAGGAACGGGGACTTCCTGATCCGTGACTCGCTCACCAGCCTTGGGGACTACGTGCTGACGTGCCGCTGGAGGAATGAGCCGCTGCACTTCAAGATCAACAAGGTGATGGTGAAGTCCAGCAACGGCCGCACACACATCCAGTACCTGTTCGAGCAGGAGAGCTTCGACAACGTGCCCGCCCTGGTGCGCTTCTACGTGGGGAACCGCAAAGCGGTCTCCGAGCAGAGCGGCGCCATCATCTACTGCCCCATCAACCGCACCTTTCCGCTGCGCTACCTGGAAGCCAGCTACGGACTAGCCAATGGGAAGCACAGCGggccccacagccctgccagccAGAAAGGGGGGCACATAAAGAGGCGGAGCATTACCATGACAGACGGATTAACGGCCGACAAGATCACCAGGGGCGATGGGTGCCCAACCAG CGTATCCTTACTGCATCACCGAGACGTCATCCGGAATTGTGCAGTCAGCGTGGACCAAATCCAAGATCTCCATTCCCCAATGTCTCCCATCTCCGAGAGCCCACTGTCTCCGGCCTACAGCACTG TGACACGGCTAAAGCCCCAAGAGGGTCAAGCTGGTGGCATACCCCCAGCCTCTCCAGTCATAAGAAGATCCAGCGAGCCACAGCTGTGTCCAGGAAACAAACCCCTGACAGACCTGGCTGATAGCACCCACTCCACTCCCTGCTATGGGTACTCCAgggcctctccttccccctccgtTAACAGCTATAGTGACCCGGACACAGGGCATTACTGCcagctccaccccacctcccctgtCGGccaggagaggccaactcctgacACCAAGCTGCTCCCCACTAAGAGCTATGTGGAGAGGTTGAAGGTGGAGGGGGCTCAGAGGGTGACTGCGGAGAACAGCTCcagtgaggcagggcagaggaTGAAAGGGGAGCAGGACATTGTGGGCTTTGTCTCACCCACTGTGGAGATGGGCTCGTCTTTCAACCCCGTGGCATTCCAGTCCCTGCTGATCCCTCTGGAAAACAAGCCTCTGGAAATGGCCGTGCTTAAGAAGGTGAAGGAGCTCCTGGCAGAGGTGGATGCCAAGGCTCTTGCCAGACACATCACCAAAGTGGACTGCCTG GTTGCTAGGATACTGGGTGTTACCAAGGAGATGCAGAGGCTCATGGGAGTGAGCTCGGGCATGGAGCTGCTCACCCTGCCCCACGGCCATCAACTTCGGCTCGACCTCCTGGAACG GTTCCACACCATGTCCGTAATGATCGCGGTGGACATCCTGGGCTGCACAGGCAGCATGGAAGAGCGGGCAGCCCTGCTGCACAAGACCATCCAGCTGGCTGCCGAGCTGAAAAGCACCCTGGGGAACATGTTCAGTTTTGCCGCTGTGATGAATGCGCTGGAAATGACCCAG ATCTCACGGCTAGAGCAGACCTGGATGGCACTGCGCCAGCGACACACCGAGGGGGCCATCCTCTATGAGAAGAAGCTAAAGCCCTTCCTGAAGGGCCTGAATGAAGGAAAAG AAGGCCCTCCACTGACCAACACCACCTTCCCTCATATCGTGCCCCTTATTACACTCCTGGAGCGGGATGCCGCACTCCTGgacagccctgagccctgggaaaACACAGACAATGGTGTGGAGGTTGTCATGGCCCATCTGGAAGCAGCGCGGATGGTGGCGCATCATGGGGGACTGTACCATACCAACGCAGAGGTGAAGCTTCAGG GATTCCAGGGCAAGGCTGAGCTCCTTGAGATCTTCAGCACTGAGTTCCAGATGCGTCTCCTTTGGGGCAGCCGCGGTGCTGAGAGCAGCCAGCGGGAACGCTATGAGAAATTCGACAAGGTCCTCACTGCACTGTCCCACAAGCTGGAGCCCTCTGTGCGGTTCAGTGAACTGTAA